The following DNA comes from Micromonospora chokoriensis.
CGAACGCGACGGCGCAACCGGTGAAACCGACAGCGACGCCCCGCTCGAAGCTGCCCGGCGGCGCCCGCCGCAGCGCCCGGCGCGCGGTGTGCAGAAAGGCGACAAGCATCATCAGGTACGCCCCGAGACCGAGCAACCCGGTCTCGACGTACGCCCGGAGGAAGTCGTTGTGCGGCTTCTTCGCCTCGTCGGTCTCACGCTGGGTCATGTTCGGCCCGATGCCGGTGACCGGATTACGGTCGGCCAGCGTGACGATCTCGGTCCAGTAGCCGATCCGCCACGCCAGGGTGTTCCCGGTCGGATCCCCGCCGACGGCGCGTGAGCTGCCGAGTTGGGCGAACCGCTCACCGACGGCGGGCACCAGGGCCACCCCGGCGACCGCCACCACGCAGAGGGTGACCAGCATCCGCTTGCTGCGGTGCAGCACGGCGACCACGACCAGACCGATCGCCGCGCCGAGCAGGGCGCTGCGGGTGTTGCTCAGCAACAGGAACAGCAACGAGAGCCCGAGCAGCACGCCGAGGATCACCCGCAGGCGGCGACCCAGGAAGCGGTACACCGCGAACCCGAAGATCACCATGAACATCAGGTAGCGACCGAACGTGGTCGACTGGCTGAACGTGCCGCTGATCCGGGTGAAGTCGCCCTTCATCTCGGCCGGCGGGTTGCCGAGCAGCGACAGGACGACCGTGTAGCCGAGCGACAGCACCAGCGAGACGTAGCAGGCGAGCAGAATCCGACGGATCGCCGCGGTGTTCGGCATCAGTTGTTCCAGCACCACGAACATCACCACCACGGTGAGGATCCGCAGCGCCTCCAGCAGGCTGTTCGCCGGCCGGGTCGCGCCCAACGCGCTCACCACGCTGCTGGCCCCGACGAGCAGCATGGCCCACCCCAGGGGCGAGCCGCGCAACCGCCCGTGCCGGCTGAGCTGCGCGGCCAACCACAGCCCGGCGGCGAGGAGGAACAGCACCGCGAGCAGCGTGGACGGGTCCATCACCCGGGCGGCGCCGGCGGAGTCGGGCCGGCCGGCACTCGGTCCGGTGAGCTTGAACAGGTCGACGCAGGAGCGGACCGCGAGCATCAGCAACACGTACCCGGAGAACCGGGTCAGCGCGAGGACTGCCACCGCGACGCCCGCGACCACCGCGAGTGGCAGCACCATGCCGCGACGGTCACCGGCCGCCATCGAGACGCCGGCGACCACCGCCACGGCGGCGGCGGCCAGCGCCGCCGCGCCGGTGAGCAGACGGGTCGTGTCCACCCTGGTGCTCATCGGTGGAGTCCCGCCGCCCGGCGGATGACCGGGTCGTTGCGCATCGACCACCTGCTGCGTGTGTTGTCCCACTGATCCCACTGAACCGACGTCGACGCTGCCGGGCATGGTGAACCGATCCTCCCGGCACAAGATCGGTTCAATCTAGCCCGGTCACCGCCTCGGAAGAAGGGGCCGTTGCACCGATCGGCTGATCCCCCGCAGGGCTGACCCGCCGCCGTACCGGGGAACGGGCCGAACGGTCAGTCGGCGGCGGTCGGCAGTCGTGCCCTGACGCGACGGCCCCTGGCCGGGACCAGGCTGAGGTAGAGGCGCTCCAACTCGTGGGCGGCGGTGTCCCAGCTGTACGTCTCGGTGACCCGGTCACCCAGCGCCGTCGCGCCGGCCCGCTCCCCCGCCAGGTCCCCGAGCAGCGCCGTCAGCACCCGGACCAGGTCGTCCTCGTCGCCGTCGCGGAACAACCGGCCGCCGGCGGCGTCGGACTCCAGCACCTCCAGGTGCGGCGCGATGTCGCTGGCGACCACGGGAAGCCCGTACGCGGCAGCCTCCAGCAGGGTCAACGGCAGCCCTTCGAGGCGGGACGGCTGGACGAAGCCGGCGGCGTTGGCGTACAGCTCGGCGAGGAGGTCTCCGTAGGCGAACCCGGTGAAGACGATCCGGTCGTCCCCTTCGGCGGCACGGTGCAGCTGGTCCACGTAGTCGTCGGTGAACGACGACCCGCCGACGATCGCCAGCCGCACTCCGGTGTCGAGCCGCCGGAAGGCCCGGATCAGCAGGTCGGCGGCCTTCTCCGGGACCAGCCGGCCGACCAGCAGCAGATAACCGCCGGGGGCCAGCCCGAAGCGGGCCTCGATCTGTCGGCTCGACGCCCGCCGGGCCGGGTTGACGCCGTTCGGGATGTAGGTCGTGGGCCGGCCGAACCGGGTCTCGTAGTGGGTGGCGAGCCCTCGGGAGACGGCGACCCGCTGGTGCGGGACGTAACCGCTGAGCCAGTGGGCGCTGCCCAGCACCGTACGCGCGGCGAGGCCCCACTTGGCCCGCTGGTTGTCCAACCCGTGCACCGTCAACACCACGCCCGCGCGGGAGAACATCCGGGGCACCGGTGCGACCAGGGCCGGCCCGAGCCCGTGGTAGTGCACGATGTCCGGTCGTCCGGTCATCGCCGCCACGGTCGAGGTGGCCGCGTGCACGATGGCGTCGAGGTGCTTGCTCGCGATGGTGTGCACCTCGCGCAGGCGTACGCCCCGGTAGTCGTCGGCCGGCATCCTGCCGTAGCTCCGGCGACAGTAGACGGTGACCTCGTGCCCGAAGCCGGCCAGCCGGCTGGCCATCTCCTCGACGTGCCGCTCGATGCCGCCGTAGGTCGCCGGCATCCCCTTCTGCCCGATCATCGCGATCCGCAGTGGACGCCACCCGGCACCGGCGTCCTCCGGACCGGTCGACGGGGCGACACGGGCCGACTGAGCCCGTTGCCGGGGGATCGCGGGACCACCCGCGTGTCGATCCGCTTCCTCGGCCTGCAGGTCGGGATGGGCCACGATGACTCCCTGCGTGACTAGGTCCGCGCCCGTCACCCGGGCAGGTGAACACCTTGTCACGTCATGGGCCGTACGCCAGCCGATCAGTCGTACAAAAAAATCATCAGTGGGATTCGCGCCCTATGGGATGTCATCGACATGACGCCGACATGGACGAGCCCCGACCGATCGCTGACGGATCGGCCGGGGCTCGTCGTGGTCACCGTCAGGCGATGTCGAACCGGTCGAGCTCCATGACCTTCGTCCAGGCCGCCACGAAGTCGGCCACGAACTTGCCGCGGGCGTCCTCGCTGGCGTAGACCTCGGCGAGGGCTCGCAGCTGCGAGTTGGAACCGAAGATGAGATCGACCGCCGTGGCGGTCCACTTCACCTCGTCGGTGGCCAGATCGCGGATCTCGTACACGTGCTCCTCGGACTTCGACGCGCTCCACCGGGTGCCCGGGGACAGCAGGTTCGCGAAGAAGTCGTTGGTGAGCACACCCGGCCGGTCGGTGAGCACACCGTGCGGAGCGCCACCGGTGTTGGCACCGAGGGAACGCAGGCCGCCGACGAGGACGGTCATCTCCGGCGCGCTCAGGTTGAGCATGTACGCGCGGTCGATCAGCAGCACCTCCGGCTGGGTCTTCTCACCCTGACGCAGGTAGTTGCGGAAGCCGTCGGCACGCGGCTCCAGGACCCGGAACGACTCGGTGTCGGTCTGCTCCTGGGTCGCGTCCGTACGACCCGCGCGGAACGGCACGGTCACGTCGACGCCGGCGTCCCGCGCCGCCTTCTCGACGGCTGCCGAACCGGCCAGCACGATGAGGTCGGCGAGCGAGATCTTCGCGCCACCGGCCTCGTTGAACTCCCGCTGGATGCCCTCCAGGACACCCAGCACGGTCGCCAGCTGCTCGGGCTGGTTGACCTCCCAGTTGCGCTGCGGCTCCAAGCGGATCCGGGCACCGTTCGCACCACCGCGCTTGTCGGTGTGCCGGTAGCTCGCCGCCGACGCCCAGGCGGTGGAGACCAACTGGGCGGTGCTCAGGCCGGACTCCAGGACCTTCGCCTTGAGCGCGGCGACATCGGCGTCACCGACCAGCTCGTGGTCGACGGCCGGCACCGGGTCCTGCCACAGCTGCGGCTCGGCCACCCACGGGCCGAGGAAGCGCTCGATCGGGCCCATGTCGCGGTGCAACAGCTTGTACCACGCCTTGGCGAACGCCAGCGCGAACTCGTCCGGGTTCTCCAGGAAGCGGCGCGAGATCTTCTCGTACGCCGGGTCGACGCGCAGCGACAGGTCCGTCGTGAGCATCGTCGGCTTGTACTTCTTCGCCGGGTCGAACGGGTCCGGGATGATCGCCTCGGCGTCCTTGGCGACCCACTGCTTGGCGCCGCCGGGGCTCGTGGTGAGCTCCCACTCGTAGCCGAACAGGATCTCGAAGAAGCGGTTGCTCCACTGCGTCGGCACGTCGGTCCAGGTCACCTCGAGACCACTGGTGATCGTGTCACCGCCCTTGCCGCTGCCGTGGGTGCTCAGCCAGCCCAGGCCCTGCGCCTCCAGCGGGGCGCCCTCGGGCTCGGGGCCCACGTGGTTGTCGGCGACGCCGGCGCCGTGGGTCTTGCCGAAGGTGTGGCCACCGGCGATGAGGGCGACGGTCTCCTCGTCGTTCATCGCCATCCGGCCGAAGGTCTCGCGGATGAAGTGCGCCGCGGCGGCCGGGTCCGCGTTACCGCGGGGGCCCTCCGGGTTGACGTAGATCAGACCCATCTCGGTCGCGCCGACGCCGGGCGTCATCTCCTTCTCGGAGGCGTACCGCTCGTCGCCGAGCCAGGTGTCCTCCGGACCCCAGAAGATCTCCTCGGGCTCCCAGACGTCCTCACGGCCGAAGCCGAAGCCGAAGGTCTTGAAGCCCATCGACTCCAGGGCCACGTTGCCGGCCAGCACGAGCAGGTCGGCCCAGGAGATCTTCTGGCCGTACTTCTGCTTGACCGGCCAGAGCAGCCGACGCGCCTTGTCCAGGTTGGCGTTGTCCGGCCAGCTGTTGAGCGGGGCGAACCGCTGGCCACCGTCGCCGGCGCCACCGCGACCGTCCTCGATACGGTACGTGCCGGCGGCGTGCCAGCTCATCCGGATCATCAGGCCGCCGTAGTGGCCGAAGTCGGCCGGCCACCAGTCCTGCGAGGTGGTGAGCACCTCGACGATGTCCCGCTTGAGGGCCTCGACGTCGAGCTTGGCGAACTCCTTGGCGTAGCTGAAGTCCGCCCCCAGCGGGTTGCCCTTCGGCGAGTGGGCGTGCAACACCGAGAGGTCGAGCTGGTTGGGCCACCAGTCCCGGTTGGTGCGCGGACGGCCGCCGGTCTTCGGAGTCGGCGAGTCGATCGCCGGGTTCTCGCTCTCGCTGCCGTGCGCGGTCACCGAGTCGTGCGCCACCGGGCAGCCGGCCGCTGCCTTCTGGTCCACACCCTGTGCACTGGTGGGGCGGTTGTCCTGGGTGTCGCTCATGAACTTCCTTCCGAGCTTGCGGATCTCTGGGGCGTACGGGCGGTCGCGCAGTCGGGGCAGATGCCCCAGTAGACGACCTCCGCCTCGTCGACCACGAAACCGTGGTCGACCGGGGCGGTGAGACAGGGGGCGTGACCGACGGCGCAGTCGACGTCGGCGATCACGCCGCAGGTGCGGCAGACGACATGGTGGTGGTTGTCCGCGACCCGGGACTCGTAGCGGGCGGTCGCGCCGGCCGGCTGGATGCGCCGCACCAGACCGGCGTCGGTGAGCACGCGCAGCACGTCGTACACCGCTTGGTGGGAGATCGTCGGATGATCTGCCCGGACCAGCGCGATCACGGCGTCGGTGCCGACGTGCGGGTGGTCGCGCAACGCCGCGAGCACCGCCAGTCGAGGCCGGGTCACCCGCAGCGAGGCGGCCCGCAGTTGCGCCTCGAAGTCGGACATCACTTGCCGAACACTAGCCCACTTTTCTGGAACCAATCAAGTTTTGCCCGGGTCCGCGCGCCGTCGTGGCGAAGAGTTCACCAAGGCCCGCCGCGATAGTAGAAATAATCCGGACGGCCATGTCGAGAACCGACACCCGGCTTCGTCCCCGGGGTGAACGCGACCACGACGGGTCGCCCACCAGCGCCAAGGAGAACCACGATGGCCAAGTACCTGCTGCTCAAGCACTACCGCGGCGCCCCCAGGGCGGTCAACGACGTGCCGATGGACCAGTGGACGCCGGCGGAGGTCTCGGCCCACATGCAGTACATGCGCGACTTCGCCGCGCGACTCGAGGAGAGCGGTGAGTTCGTCGACGGTCAGGCCCTCGCCCCCACCGGGACGTTCGTCAGGTACGACGGCGAGGGTCGCCCGCCGGTCACCGACGGCCCGTTCGCCGAGACCAAGGACCTGATCGCCGGCTGGATGGTGATCGACGTCGACAGCTACGAGCGCGCCGTCGAGTTGGCCGGGGAGTTGTCGGCGGCCCCGGGAGCGGGCGGGAGGCCGATCCACGAGTGGCTCGAACTGCGCCCGTTCCTGACCGAGCCGCCCACCATCACCGAGTGAACGAGTCACAGCTCCGGGGCCTCACCCCGAGCGTGCTCGGCGTCCTCGTCCGCCGCGGAGTCGACTTCGCGGCGGCCGAGGACGCCGTGCAGGACGCGCTGGTCGAGGCGGTGCGCGTCTGGCCGGCCGACCCACCGCGGGACCCGAAGGGCTGGCTGATCACCGTGGCCTGGCGCCGGTTCCTCGACGCGGCCCGGGCGGACGCGGCCCGCCGCCGACGCGAGGACGCCGTCGACGAGGAACCGGCACCGGGGCCCGTCTCGGCCGTGGACGACACGCTGTGGCTCTACTTCCTGTGCGCCCACCCGTCGCTGACGCCGTCGTCGGCGGTCGCGCTCACGCTGCGCGCGGTCGGAGGTCTGACCACCCGGCAGATCGCGCACGCCTACCTGGTCCCCGAGGCGACCATGGCGCAGCGCATCAGCCGGGCGAAACGCACCGTCTCCGGGGTGCGGTTCGACCAGCCCGGCAACGTCGCGACCGTGCTGCGCGTCCTCTACCTGGTCTTCAACGAGGGCTACTCCGGCGACGTCGACCTCGCCGCCGAGGCCATCCGGCTCACCCGGCAACTCCGGGCGGCGATCGACCATCCCGAGGTGGCCGGGCTGCTCGCCCTCATGCTGCTCCACCACGCCCGGCGCGCCGCCCGCACCGCGCCCGACGGCAGCCTGGTGCCACTGGCGGAACAGGACCGCAGCCGGTGGGACACCGAGTCGATCGCCGAGGGCGTGACGATCCTCCAGGCGGCTCTCGCCCGCGATCGGCTGGGCGAGTTCCAGGCCCAGGCCGCCATCGCGGCACTGCACGCGGACGCTCCCGCCGCCGGGGAGACCGACTGGGTGCAGATCGTCGAGTGGTACGACGAACTCGCCCTCCTGACCGACAGTCCTGTCGTCCGACTCAACCGCGCGGTCGCCGTCGGTGAGGCCGACGGCGCGCGGGCCGGCCTCGCGGCGCTCGCGGCGCTGGACGAGTCCCTGCCCCGGTACGCGGCGGTGGCGGCCCACCTGCACGAACGCGACGGCGATCTGGCGACGGCGGCCCGGTTGTACGCCGAGGCAGCCCGGACGGCACCCAACCTCGCCGAGCGCGACCACCTGACCCGGCAGGCCGCGCGGCTCAACACCGACCGGTCCCGCTGACCCGTCCCCCGCTTCCGCAAGGACGCCGGTCATCGGATGATTTCAGTCCGGAAAGTGTTCGGAAGTTTTCGGTGACTGATCGACGCACGCATAACGATCACCACGGCCACTCGCCCGGCCCAGGCCGCGCTGATCGACTACTGACCTGGCGAGACGTCGTCCTCAGGGATTCCGCTGGCCACCGCGGTCCTACCGCCATGTTTCCGAAAATTGTTGACAAGGGGACGGCCGGGTACATACGGTCCCCATCGACGGCATTCAATCGCCGTCGTGCACCGCATACCGCGATCCACTCCTCCGCTCGTCGTGCAGGACGACCGGTCAACCACCACCACGCGGTACGACGACAGTGGCCGCCACCCGACCACCGGCAGCCAGCCGAGACGTGCCGCATTGCTGGCCCCCCGCCAGCCGTCACGAGGAGGAAACACGAACATGAGCGACACCAGCCACATCCCCATCGCACCACAGAGGCGCGGCCGGCTACGGCTGCTCCTCGGCGCCGCGTGCGCCGTCGTCGTGGCCGTCGCCGGCACCATGACGGCCACCAACGCGTACGCCGAGGCGGACCGGACGCTCACCTCGAACCTCACCGGCACCCACAACGGGTACTACTTCTCGTTCTGGAAGGACAGCGGCAACGCCAGCATGACGTTGCGGGCCGACGGTCGCTACTCCAGCAGCTGGGACCGGAGCACCAACAACTGGGTCGGCGGCAAGGGTTGGGCCACCGGTAGCCGACGGACGGTCAGCTACTCGGGCACCTACAACCCGGGCAACAACAACACGTACCTCGCCCTGTACGGGTGGACGCGTAACCCGCTGATCGAGTACTACGTGGTGGAGAACTTCGGCAACTACAACCCGAGCAGCGGCGCCACCCGTCTGGGCACCGTCACCACCGACGGCGGCACCTACGACATCCTGCGCAGCCAGCGGGTCAACGCCCCGTCGATCGACGGCAACCAGACGTTCTACCAGTACTGGAGCGTCCGCCAGCAGAAGCGGTCGAGTGGCACCATCACCACGGCCAACCACTTCGACGCCTGGGCACGCGCCGGCCTGAACCTCGGCAGCAACCACGCCTACCAGGTCATGGCCACCGAGGGCTACCAGAGCCAGGGCAGCTCCGACATCACCGTCTGGGAGGGCGGCGGCGGCAACCCGACCACCCCGCCCACCACCGGCAACCCGGGCACCGGCAACTGCAACGCGACGCTCTCCGCCGGTCAGCAGTGGGGTGACCGGTTCAACCTGAACGTCGCGGTCAGCGGCACCAACAACTGGGTGGTCAGCCTCGGCCTCAACGGCGGCCAGAGCATCCAGAACAGTTGGAACGCCTCCGTCAGCGGCACCAGCGGCACGGTGACGGCCAGGCCGAACGGCAATGGCAACAACTTCGGCATCACGGTCATGGCCAACGGCAACTGGACCTGGCCGACGGTCAGCTGCCGAACCAGCTGACCCTGGGCAACTCCTGAGTCACACCTCTGGCGTGGCGGCTTCGGCCGCCACGCCAGAGTCGTGTCGACAGCCTCGCGAAACGCGCCCCGGCCGGCGCTGGCCACCGGCTCGGCTCGGCCCGAGCGCTCGCTGCCGAGATCCGCACTACATCAGGGATGGTGCTGTCTCCGGAGAGCGGGAGGCAGCACCATCCGGGACGTTGCGCGAATCTTGGGCGGCGGGCGGGCGGGGCGGCAGACGGCGGCGGTCGTGGTCCTACAGCTGCCGTGCCGATGAGGTCTGCGCTGCGGGTTCCTCTGCCGACGGCTTCTTCGTCGGGTTCGCCACCGGCTCGTCCTCGGGCTCGTCCTCGGGGTCCTCCGAGGACGGCTGGGTCGGCGTCGCACCACCCGTCGGTGCTGTCGTCGGGTCGGTCGGTGCGCTCTCGGACGAGGTGGGCTCGGGCCCGCCCCCGGTGCTCTCTCCGGGAGACGGTGATTGGCCGTCCGTTCCCGCACCGGCCGGGCCGCCGGGCGTCGGGGTCGTGGTCGCCGAGCCGGTCGCGCGGACCGGCAGGCCCGCAGAACCTCGGGAGTTCGGGTCGCCGCCACCGGCACCGGGGCCGGGATCGCGTTGCGACGGCACCGTCGGCGACACGCTGGGTGGCGTCGACGGTTGCCCGGTGCGGCCGGGCATGATTCCGGTGGGATCGGCGAAGACCAGGACGGCGGCTGCGGCGGCCAATGATCCGACCAGCGCCGCGAGCACCTTCGGCCCCGGGCCGCCCGACCGCTTCGCCGCGCTGCCGACCACCGGACGCTGGACCTCGGTGCGCTCGGCCGGTGCTCCGATCGGCACTGCGACGGCGGTCCGCAGCAACTGATCGGACGAATCCGCGAGCGCCTGCGCCGCCGTGGCCATGGCCGCCGCCGTCGGGAAGCGACGAGTGGGCTCCTTGGCCAGCGCGGTGGCGACCAGCCGCCGGACCGCCTCCGGGACGTCCTCGGGCAGCGGCGGCGGCTCGTCCTGGAGATGCCGCAGCGCGACCGCGACGGCGTTCTCACCCTGGTGCGGGGGCCTGCCGGCGAGGCAGTGGTAGACGACGGCCCCCAGCGCGTAGATGTCGATCGCCGGGGTGGTCTCGTTCCTGGTGACCTGTTCGGGTGCCATGTAGAGGGCGGTGCCGACGACCTGGTTCGTGCCGGTCAGGCTCGCCGCCTCCTGCGTCACCGCCACACCGAAGTCGACGAGCACGACGTGTCCGTCCGGCTCGATGATCAGGTTGCTGGGCTTGACGTCCCGGTGCACGACGCCGGCGTCGTGTGCGGCCTGGAGCGCACCGGCGGTCTGCGCGGCGATCGACATCGTCTCGGCGACGCCCAGCCGGCCGACCTCGGCGATCCGCTCCGACAGGGGTTGCCCCTGCACACACTCCATGACGATGTACGCGAGGACCGGCGCGTCGGGCCCGGACACCTCACCGTAGTCGTAGACCTGGGCGACACCGGGATGACGCAGCGCCGCCATCGCCCGCGCCTCGCGACGGAACCGCTCGCCGAAGCCCGGGTCGGTGACCAACCGGGGTTGCAGCATCTTGACCGCGACGCAGCGGTCCAGGGTTTCGTCGACCGCCCGCCAGACGTCACCCATCCCACCGCTGGCGATGCTCTCGACCAGACGGTAACGGTCTCCGACGACGCGCCCCACAATCGGCATGGCACTGTCGGTACCCCGGTCTTCCCGATCTCAAGCACCGCGACGCCACGTCAGGTCCCCGATCCCGTGGCGCGGCGGACCCTCGCGGCCGGTCAGACGGTGATCACGACCTTGGCCCGCGCGTGCTCGCCCTCCAGGTAGCGCATCGCCAGGGGCACCTCGTGCAGGGGATAGTCCCGGTCGATGACCGGGGTGAGGCGGCCGTTCTCGGCGTGGGCGCGGAGCGTGTCCAGGTGGTGCCGGCCGGGGACGGCCGTGAGGACGACGATGCGGTGCCGGACGAACGGCGCCAGCAGCCGTCCGCGCATGATCAGGCCGATCGGTCCGAGAAGGCTGCCGCCGCGGTACACACCCCCGCCGGAGAGCACCAGCGTCCCGGTCGGGGTCAGCACCCGCCGGAGCGCCCGCAGCGAGCGGTTGCCGACCAGGTCGAACACCACGTCGTAGCGGCGGGTGTCGCGGGCGAAGTCGTCGCGGGTGTAGTCGACGACGTGCTCGGCGCCGAGGGAACGCACCAGGTCGACGTTGCGGGTGCTGCACACGGCGGTCACTGTCGCGCCGAGCACCGTGGCCAACTGGACCGCGAGGGTGCCGACGCCGCCGGAGGCACCGTTGACCAGAACCCGGTGGCCGGGCCCGACCCGCCCGGCGTCCAGACCCATGAGCGCGGTGACGCCGGCCAACGGCAGGGCGGCGGCCTGCTGCGGGGTCAGGTTCGCCGGCTTCGCCGCGACCAGGTTCTCGTGCACGCACACGTACTCCGCGAACGCGCCGTTGGCGTCACCGAGGTCACCGAAGACGGCGTCGCCCGGGCGGACCTGTCGGACGCGCGCGCCGACGGCCTCGACCCGGCCGGCGACATCGCGGCCGCGGATACGCGCTCGGGGCCGGGTGCGCCCCAGCGCCAGCCGCGCCACCCGTGGGTCACCCCGCATGGCATGCCAGTCGTACGCGTTGAGCGCGGCTGCCTCCACCCGCACGAGCACCTCGTCGGGGGCGGGCACCGGCGTGTCCACGTCCGCGAGGGTGAGCGTTTCGGGTGGTCCGTACCGGTCCTGCACGATCGCCTTCATCTCTCCACCCCTCCCTTGGTGTACGGCGTACACCTCATGCCACAAAGGCTAGGTGTACGCCGTACACCCGTCAAGGGGTCTAGGGTTTCGTTGTCCACCGGACGACGAGGAGCGAGATGGCCGAGCAGGCGGAGACGCTGCGCCGCACGCCGCTGAGCAGGGACCGCGTCCTCCGCGCCGCCGTCGCGCTCGCCGACGAGGCCGGGATCGAATCCCTCAGCATGCGCAACCTCGCGCAGGACCTGGGTGTCGTGCCGATGGCCCTCTACAAGCACGTGGCCAACAAGGACGAACTGCTCGACGGCATGATCGACGTGGTCGTCGGCGAGATCCGCGCCTCCGAGCCCGGCACCGACTGGAAGCGCGCGATCCGCGGACGCATCCTCTCGGCGCGGGAGGTGCTTCAGCGCCACCCCTGGGCGCCACTGGCGATCGAGTCGCGAAACATGGCGACACCGGCCATCCTGGCCTACCTCGACTCCATGATCGGGACGTTCCGGGCCGGTGGCTTCTCCGTCGACCTCACCCACCACGTGATGCACGCGATGGGCAGTCGGATCCTCGGCTTCAGCCAGGAACTCTTCGACGCCGGCCGCCGCGCCGGTCGAAGCGGCCGGGCCGACACGAACCCACCGGCCGCCCTCCCCCCGGAGATCGCGGCCAGGTTCCCGCACGTCGCGGAGATCGCGATGGCGGCGTCGCATGACGACGAGTCCGTCCTCGGGCCGGGCTGCGACGATCAGTTCGAGTTCGAGTTCGCCCTGGACCTGCTTCTCGACGGCATCGAACGGCTGCACCACCACGGCTGGGCGTCCACCCGCCGGCCCAACTGAGACGCCCGCGGACCACGAGGGCCTGATCCCGCGTCGAGTCGGCCCCGCCGGGAGCGGCGGGGCCGACTCGACGGATCGCGGGACTGCTCAGCTGTTGAGCGTGGCCAGCAGGGCGGTGGCCATGCCCTGTTCACCCCGGGCGTTCGGGTGGAACGGCGCGGCGGCGTTCTGCGGCACCAGGCCCTCGACCCACCGGGTACCGCTGCTCTTGCACGCGTCCCGACCGATCGACGGCGTGTAGACGTCGGAGTAGCTGGCGCCGTTCGCACTCGCGACGCTCGCCAGCATCGCGTTCAGCGACTTCTCGATGCCGCGCAGGTACGGCACGTCCTGGTAGGCGATCGGGACGACCGGCCAGCAGCCGTACCCGGTGTCCGGCAGGATCGCCGGGTATCCCAGCACCACGACCCGCGCGCTCGGCGCCGCCCGGCGAACCGCCTGGAGCACGGCCGTCACCTTCGGCGTCGCGGCGACGATCCTCGCCTGCAACTGGTCGACGCCTCCGGCGGTGAAGCGGTTCTTGCACGGCGACCCGAGCGGGCTGCTGACACTCGCCTCGGCGCAGTCGCCGATGATGCCGGAGAACCCGATGTCGTTGCCGCCGATCTGCACCGTCACCAGTGCCGTGTTCGACGTGACCGCGTTGATCTGCGGCGGCAGCGCGGTGCCCAACTGACCACTGCCACCGGAGAGGATGTCGTCGGTGGTGGCACCGGAGCAACTCACGTCGGCGAACGACGACGAGCCGGCGGCCGCGGCCACCAACGACGGGTAGTTGCGGCTGGACCGCAGGCAGTTCAGGTCGACCTGGCTGGGGATCAGCGGGCCGGCGGTGTACGAGTCGCCCAGCGCGACGTAGCGGCCGGTGGGCACGGCCGCGCTGGCGGGGGTGGCGACGGTGAGCAGCACACCGGCGGCGGCCAGGGTCAGTGCGGCCAGCCGGGTGGCTGCCCGCAGCAGGGGCAGGCGGGGACGGGTCATGGCGCCTCCCAAGGAGGGGATCACTGGGGGTGGTGGTGCCCAAGATCCTGTCCCCGCCAACGCCGAACGTCAATATAGATGGACCTCATT
Coding sequences within:
- a CDS encoding glycosyltransferase family 4 protein; translated protein: MAHPDLQAEEADRHAGGPAIPRQRAQSARVAPSTGPEDAGAGWRPLRIAMIGQKGMPATYGGIERHVEEMASRLAGFGHEVTVYCRRSYGRMPADDYRGVRLREVHTIASKHLDAIVHAATSTVAAMTGRPDIVHYHGLGPALVAPVPRMFSRAGVVLTVHGLDNQRAKWGLAARTVLGSAHWLSGYVPHQRVAVSRGLATHYETRFGRPTTYIPNGVNPARRASSRQIEARFGLAPGGYLLLVGRLVPEKAADLLIRAFRRLDTGVRLAIVGGSSFTDDYVDQLHRAAEGDDRIVFTGFAYGDLLAELYANAAGFVQPSRLEGLPLTLLEAAAYGLPVVASDIAPHLEVLESDAAGGRLFRDGDEDDLVRVLTALLGDLAGERAGATALGDRVTETYSWDTAAHELERLYLSLVPARGRRVRARLPTAAD
- a CDS encoding O-antigen ligase family protein, whose translation is MSTRVDTTRLLTGAAALAAAAVAVVAGVSMAAGDRRGMVLPLAVVAGVAVAVLALTRFSGYVLLMLAVRSCVDLFKLTGPSAGRPDSAGAARVMDPSTLLAVLFLLAAGLWLAAQLSRHGRLRGSPLGWAMLLVGASSVVSALGATRPANSLLEALRILTVVVMFVVLEQLMPNTAAIRRILLACYVSLVLSLGYTVVLSLLGNPPAEMKGDFTRISGTFSQSTTFGRYLMFMVIFGFAVYRFLGRRLRVILGVLLGLSLLFLLLSNTRSALLGAAIGLVVVAVLHRSKRMLVTLCVVAVAGVALVPAVGERFAQLGSSRAVGGDPTGNTLAWRIGYWTEIVTLADRNPVTGIGPNMTQRETDEAKKPHNDFLRAYVETGLLGLGAYLMMLVAFLHTARRALRRAPPGSFERGVAVGFTGCAVAFVAVSAASNVISNVVTLWYFVAFAAAASAIARHPVPQVAGEQPRSTSVPV
- a CDS encoding Fur family transcriptional regulator, with protein sequence MMSDFEAQLRAASLRVTRPRLAVLAALRDHPHVGTDAVIALVRADHPTISHQAVYDVLRVLTDAGLVRRIQPAGATARYESRVADNHHHVVCRTCGVIADVDCAVGHAPCLTAPVDHGFVVDEAEVVYWGICPDCATARTPQRSASSEGSS
- the katG gene encoding catalase/peroxidase HPI, producing the protein MSDTQDNRPTSAQGVDQKAAAGCPVAHDSVTAHGSESENPAIDSPTPKTGGRPRTNRDWWPNQLDLSVLHAHSPKGNPLGADFSYAKEFAKLDVEALKRDIVEVLTTSQDWWPADFGHYGGLMIRMSWHAAGTYRIEDGRGGAGDGGQRFAPLNSWPDNANLDKARRLLWPVKQKYGQKISWADLLVLAGNVALESMGFKTFGFGFGREDVWEPEEIFWGPEDTWLGDERYASEKEMTPGVGATEMGLIYVNPEGPRGNADPAAAAHFIRETFGRMAMNDEETVALIAGGHTFGKTHGAGVADNHVGPEPEGAPLEAQGLGWLSTHGSGKGGDTITSGLEVTWTDVPTQWSNRFFEILFGYEWELTTSPGGAKQWVAKDAEAIIPDPFDPAKKYKPTMLTTDLSLRVDPAYEKISRRFLENPDEFALAFAKAWYKLLHRDMGPIERFLGPWVAEPQLWQDPVPAVDHELVGDADVAALKAKVLESGLSTAQLVSTAWASAASYRHTDKRGGANGARIRLEPQRNWEVNQPEQLATVLGVLEGIQREFNEAGGAKISLADLIVLAGSAAVEKAARDAGVDVTVPFRAGRTDATQEQTDTESFRVLEPRADGFRNYLRQGEKTQPEVLLIDRAYMLNLSAPEMTVLVGGLRSLGANTGGAPHGVLTDRPGVLTNDFFANLLSPGTRWSASKSEEHVYEIRDLATDEVKWTATAVDLIFGSNSQLRALAEVYASEDARGKFVADFVAAWTKVMELDRFDIA
- a CDS encoding YciI family protein, which gives rise to MAKYLLLKHYRGAPRAVNDVPMDQWTPAEVSAHMQYMRDFAARLEESGEFVDGQALAPTGTFVRYDGEGRPPVTDGPFAETKDLIAGWMVIDVDSYERAVELAGELSAAPGAGGRPIHEWLELRPFLTEPPTITE